A window of Corythoichthys intestinalis isolate RoL2023-P3 chromosome 14, ASM3026506v1, whole genome shotgun sequence contains these coding sequences:
- the homeza gene encoding homeobox and leucine zipper encoding a, producing MATYDEQNGRVGLHAAKKFLEGKTTKTACKVKQEDKHAVKDLQLPARSQESNTSSASSFTTNHNSVVCLPLVSEELKLVWTHSDQTRELDSIPELVQAFNLFPYPSSFEVNTLARVCSLPLDKVKVWFMVQRIKYGISWSSEEIEETRRKLSVPHSFDDSTETSEEAKVMEDKDSESEPVVPSVTPQKKKPKCESPDSYKPTKSNSPCFSSTLPPPQDSYFYRSPSDVPSSATAASDAAEVSLDLSGSSSQRHRHGRYKKSKAQLAALRKSFLRENWPAEVELRRLQEETGLTRNDIRKWFSDSRYQLRVGRGSLAAAQGFSTLPAVGAKHEQQSEPLSLTTQRSRLFNTVGKGQEGARSNVIRNSHFFQTFLSHSLEAFGERDIEADGYEAMEDLSGDGDSLKDGDQSEEEPLQLIKPFKLDQQAAPQEAPDTFKSSPCSSPSGTPPLTTSPYKQPPNSISTSKKSVHPARGNNLHLSAASTSRTSGGRPRKTKEQLALLKQHFLRCQWPKSEDYTELVKITGLPRADVIQWFGDTRYAVKNGQLRWVKGVRDKFLAELAAQQSNAGLPNGSGTSPQVGSSRKRKSQMNGTCAGSPNVQPLINYFFSTGSLNEKDLDILCKKSKMSYQQVRDWFSAQVVGETDQEPVVPD from the coding sequence ATGGCGACCTACGATGAACAAAATGGCAGAGTTGGACTACATGCAGCCAAGAAGTTCTTGGAGGGCAAAACGACCAAGACTGCTTGTAAAGTAAAGCAAGAAGATAAACACGCTGTTAAAGATTTGCAACTCCCTGCTAGGTCACAGGAAAGCAACACCAGCTCTGCATCTAGTTTCACCACCAACCATAACTCTGTGGTGTGTTTGCCCCTTGTGTCAGAAGAACTAAAATTGGTTTGGACACATTCTGATCAAACCCGTGAACTTGACTCTATTCCAGAGCTGGTTCAAGCCTTTAACTTGTTTCCATACCCGTCGTCATTTGAGGTCAACACCCTAGCTCGAGTGTGCTCTTTGCCCTTGGACAAAGTTAAGGTTTGGTTCATGGTACAGAGAATCAAATATGGGATCAGTTGGTCATCAGAAGAGATCGAGGAGACTCGTCGGAAACTATCAGTGCCACACTCTTTTGATGACTCCACTGAAACAAGCGAGGAAGCCAAAGTCATGGAGGATAAAGATTCTGAATCAGAGCCTGTTGTTCCGAGTGTGACTCCCCAGAAGAAGAAACCAAAATGTGAATCCCCAGATTCTTATAAACCAACCAAATCCAACTCCCCGTGTTTCAGCTCCACATTACCGCCACCTCAGGATTCGTACTTCTACCGCTCACCAAGTGACGTACCGTCAAGTGCTACTGCGGCATCCGATGCTGCCGAAGTGTCCTTAGACCTTTCGGGGTCCTCTTCGCAACGACACCGCCATGGACGCTACAAAAAGTCCAAAGCTCAGCTTGCTGCACTTCGTAAGAGCTTTTTGCGAGAGAACTGGCCTGCAGAGGTGGAGCTGAGGCGCTTACAGGAAGAGACGGGTTTGACACGCAACGACATCCGTAAATGGTTCAGCGACAGCCGTTACCAGCTTAGAGTCGGGCGAGGAAGCCTGGCAGCGGCCCAAGGCTTTTCCACCCTCCCAGCTGTAGGAGCCAAACACGAACAACAAAGCGAACCTCTTTCACTTACGACTCAAAGGAGTCGTCTTTTTAATACCGTGGGGAAGGGCCAGGAGGGAGCCCGAAGCAATGTGATAAGAAATTCCCATTTCTTTCAGACATTTTTGTCTCACAGCCTTGAGGCATTTGGGGAACGCGACATTGAGGCAGATGGATATGAAGCAATGGAAGATCTGTCCGGTGATGGTGACAGTCTGAAAGATGGGGACCAAAGCGAAGAAGAACCTCTACAGTTAATTAAGCCCTTCAAGCTTGACCAACAGGCAGCGCCACAGGAAGCACCCGACACATTCAAATCCTCTCCCTGCTCCTCCCCCTCTGGAACTCCTCCACTTACAACATCGCCTTATAAACAGCCCCCAAACAGCATCAGCACATCAAAGAAGTCAGTCCACCCAGCCAGGGGCAATAATCTACACCTCTCAGCAGCATCTACATCCCGAACATCTGGTGGCAGACCAAGGAAAACCAAGGAGCAATTGGCTTTATTAAAGCAGCACTTCTTACGCTGCCAGTGGCCCAAGAGTGAAGATTACACAGAACTTGTTAAAATTACAGGTTTACCTAGAGCTGATGTTATCCAATGGTTCGGGGACACACGTTATGCTGTTAAGAACGGCCAGCTGCGTTGGGTTAAGGGGGTCCGTGACAAATTCTTGGCAGAGCTTGCCGCCCAACAAAGTAATGCCGGTTTACCTAATGGCTCAGGAACGTCTCCGCAGGTTGGAAGTAGCCGTAAACGTAAATCTCAAATGAACGGAACCTGTGCAGGTTCCCCCAATGTCCAACCATTAATTAACTATTTCTTCTCAACGGGCTCCCTCAATGAAAAAGACCTTGACATATTATGCAAGAAATCAAAAATGAGTTACCAACAAGTGCGAGATTGGTTTTCAGCTCAGGTCGTAGGAGAGACAGACCAAGAACCCGTTGTTCCAGATTAA
- the dhrs1 gene encoding dehydrogenase/reductase SDR family member 1 produces MSLSGWICVVTGASRGIGKGIALQLSEAGATVYITGRQEKTLKETATQVNERGGKCVPVICDSTRDDDIENLFERIKQEQRGRLDLLVNNAYAGVQAIFENQDKKFWESDPSMWDTMNNAGLRSHYICSVYASRMMVARGQGLIVNISSMGGLRYLFNVPYGVGKAACDRMAVDMAMELRSRGVASVSLWPGPVKTELITQMVLADDAPEEADSEYKDIFANGETTEFSGLCIVNLAKDKNLMSLSGKILMTCDLARRYGIQDIDGRGIVDFTTLKFLLTQVPYVSWLSSFVPSFIRMPRFLLPLLSNHF; encoded by the exons ATGTCCCTATCTGGCTGGATATGTGTGGTCACAGGTGCCTCGAGAGGCATTGGGAAAGGAATAGCACTGCAGCTTTCGGAGGCAGGCGCCACTGTCTACATCACCGGACGTCAGGAGAAGACCCTTAAAGAAACTGCAACACAG GTAAACGAGAGGGGTGGAAAGTGTGTACCAGTCATCTGTGATTCGACCAGAGATGACGACATCGAAAACCTGTTTGAACGCATAAAACAGGAACAGCGCGGTAGACTGGACCTCTTGGTAAACAACGCATACGCAGGAGTACAG GCTATCTTTGAGAACCAGGATAAAAAATTCTGGGAATCCGATCCATCCATGTGGGATACAATGAATAACGCAGGCCTGCG AAGCCATTATATCTGCTCAGTGTATGCGTCCCGTATGATGGTGGCTCGAGGTCAGGGTTTAATCGTCAACATCTCATCCATGGGAGGGCTGCGGTATCTCTTCAATGTGCCATACGGTGTTGGGAAAGCGGCA TGTGACCGCATGGCAGTAGATATGGCTATGGAGCTGCGGAGCAGGGGAGTGGCATCAGTCAGCCTGTGGCCTGGACCAGTGAAGACAGAGCTAATAACTCAGATGGTGCTTGCAGATGATGCACCTGAAGAAGCAGATTCCGAG TATAAGGATATATTTGCTAATGGAGAAACCACTGAATTTAGCGGCTTGTGCATCGTCAACCTGGCTAAAG ATAAAAACCTGATGTCACTGAGTGGAAAAATTCTCATGACTTGTGACTTGGCAAGGCGTTATGGGATCCAAGATATTGATG GGCGGGGTATAGTAGATTTTACCACCCTCAAGTTCTTGCTGACCCAAGTGCCATACGTCTCCTGGCTCTCATCTTTTGTCCCTTCTTTCATAAGAATGCCACGCTTTCTGCTTCCCCTACTAAGCAACCATTTCTAA
- the LOC130930441 gene encoding RING finger protein 212B-like — protein sequence MEWFHCNKCFVTRGLKFVLSSCGHICCEACIITPEQCGACGSSCSYIAITDQMKPRDSVIFKDPVKLVQSRLGQISQIASFQQAQKRRTMEYFKHKSVTLEKNLKELTEQSYRQVAELKRENADLRKENMDLKSEIAELKKPLSQRRVSPGQFQTKGVQRISLPVCVTSPVTPPFGTISHLTPSNSPVWPRDRGLGPSTTPRSTTSLSSHNAHRHRTLSSPAMRTPNIFQFPLMNSLSMHSPRR from the exons atggagtggttccactGCAACAAGTGCTTCGTAACAAGAGGATTGAAGTTTGTATTGTCGTCCTGTGGACACATCTGCTGTGAGGCCTGCATTATTACACCTG AGCAATGCGGCGCATGTGGAAGCAGCTGTAGTTACATTGCCATTACAGATCAG ATGAAACCACGGGACAGCGTGATTTTCAAGGATCCCGTGAAGCTCGTCCAGTCACGGCTAGGACAAATTTCACAG ATTGCAAGTTTTCAGCAGGCACAGAAAAGAAGAACAATGGAATACTTCAAGCACAAGTCAGTTACACTGGAAAAGAATCTTAAAGAGCTCACTGAACAGAGTTACAG ACAAGTGGCTGAATTGAAAAGAGAGAATGCCGATTTAAGAAAGGAAAATATGGATCTTAAAAGCGAGATAGCAGAGCTCAAAAAGCCTCTTTCACAGAGAAGG GTTTCTCCAGGACAATTTCAGACAAAAGG CGTTCAAAGGATCTCTCTCCCAGTGTGCGTCACTTCTCCAG TTACACCTCCCTTTGGAACTATCAG TCACCTAACCCCATCAAATTCCCCGGTGTGGCCCAGAGACAGAGGTCTTGGACCCAGCACA ACACCTAGATCAACCACATCTCTCTCTAGCCACAACGCTCATAGACACA GGACACTCAGCAGCCCAGCTATGAG AACTCCAAACATTTTCCAGTTCCCCCTGATGAATAGTTTATCCATGCACTCTCCTAGGCGTTAA